In Chanodichthys erythropterus isolate Z2021 chromosome 20, ASM2448905v1, whole genome shotgun sequence, the genomic stretch GTATGAGAATTCTGTCTCCTTTCTCCAAAGGTAGGTCTCTCACACGTTGGTCATACCGGGCTTTATTTTTCAGATGATTCTTCGTAGCAGCATCAGATGCCAACTGATAAGCTTTTTGCAACTCTTTCCTCATCCTGGCCACGTACTGTTGGTAGGAGGTTTCACTTTCACCATTTGGTGAGAATCCAAAACAGATGTCAATGGGTAACCTTGCTTCCCTTCCGAACATGAGATGATAAGGGGAGTATCCCGTGGAATCATTTTTTGTGCAATTGTATGCATGTACCAGGAAGTTGATATGTTGACTCCAATGGTGTTTCTGTACGGCATCCAGGGTACCAAGCATGGCTAAAAGTGTTCGATTGAATCGTTCTGGTTGGGCATCCCCTTGAGGGTGGTAGGGAGATGTTCTTGACTTACGAATCCCAAGCATGGACAAGAGTTCTTTTATCAGGCGACTTTCAAAATCTCGGCCCTGATCCGAGTGTATCCTTGCAGGTAGGCCATAGTGCACAAAATACTTGTCCCACAATACTCTTGCAACTGTGATAGCCTTTTGATTTTTTGTAGCAAATGCTTGTGCGTAACGTGTGTAATGGTCGGTCACTACCAACACATTAGCAACACCCTTAGAGTCAGGCTCTATTTGCAAAAAATCGATACAAACTAAATCCAAGGGGCCATTACTCGTTATTTGGTTTAAGGGCGAGGCATGCTGAGGGAGTGTCTTTCTGGAGATACATCTACCACAGGTTCGAATGTACTGCTCGACCTCAGCTGTCATTCGCGGCCAATAAAATCTGTCCTTGATCAGTTCAGTGGTACGTTCGACTCCCAAGTGTCCACACTCATCATGTAGAGACCTTAACACCATTGGGCGGTATCTTGTGGGCAAGACAAGTTGTTTGATCTGTTTTCCGCACATCTTTTCTTTTACTCTGTAGAGTAATCCATCTCTTAACTCCAACTTGCGGCTTTCACGAAGGAGCAGCACAGTTTCAGGTGGATCATTCTCTGAGCGTGTCAGGCATTTATTCTTCTCCAGAGCTTTCTTTAATGGTCCAATTGTTGGGTCCACATCTTGTGATGCTTGAATGTCTTTTGAGCTCAATTGGTCAAGTGTATTCATGCTAAGGTTCACTGGAAACACATAAGCTTCAGGTACTGCGGTGGCAGGAGCTCCCAACTGATCAACAAATCTGTCTGGCACATCAGCCTCTTCACTGACACAGGCTCTTTTGCAGAGGGCTTTGATGCCAGCAGGTGGGACACTCATCCACTCTTCTTTCTCCTCTGAAGAGTACTGTCTGGACAACAAGTCAGCATCAATATTGTGTCTCCCAGGTCGATACTGGATGGTGAAATCGTAGGTGGCGAGAGCGGCGAGCCAACGATGTCCGACTGCACTGAGTTTGGCGGAGGTCAATACATATGTTAATGGATTATTGTCAGTTCTTACCACAAACTTTGCTCCATACAAGTAATTGTGAAACTTGTCCACGACAGCCCATTTTAATGCCAGAAATTCCAATTGATGGACTGGATAGTTGTGTTCTGAGTCTTTAAGCTTACGACTGGCAAAAGCTACTGGCCTGAGGCCCTCAGGATATTCCTGGTTCAGGACAGCGCCTAAACCATTCATACTGGCGTCCACATGTAAGATGTACGGTTTTGTGGGGTCAGCGAAAGCTAGCACTGGGGCATTAATCAAACAGTCACGAATACGGTCAAAAGCGTCCTGGCAGGTTTTAGTCCACCGTTCTCCGAACAGCTCTGATGGCTTGAAATAGACTTTGCTTTTGTCAACACTTTTTTTAGTCTTGTGGTCTTGCCAAGTGGGGGTGTAACCCTTAGTGAACTCGGAGAGGGGACGGACAATGGCAGAGTAGTTTGCAATGAACCTCCGATAATAACTGCAAAATCCGAGGAAGGACTTCAGCGGTTTCAGGTGAGTGGGCTCTTTCCAATGCTTTACTACCTCCACTTTGTCTGGATCCGTAGCTATTCCGTTAGCAGAAACAATGTGACCCACGTACTTGACCTCGGGCTGACAGAATTGGCATTTGTCAATAGAAACCTTCAATCCGACCTCCTCTAGTCTGTCCAACACCTTGAGAAGACGTTGCTCGTGCTCCTCAAGTGTCTTGCTGAAAATGATGATATCATCTAAGTACACGAGAGCTTCCAGAAGATGCATATCGCCTACAGCCTTTTCCATTAAGCGCTGAAATGTTGCTGGAGCTCCTGTGATTCCTTGTGGCATGCGCTCAAATTGATAGAAACCGAGAGGGCAAATGAACGCCGTCTTCTCTTTGTCCTCCGGAGCCATCTCTATCTGGTAGTAACCACTGCGCAAGTCCAGAACTGAAAACCATTGGCTGCCTGATAGAGAATCCAAGGCGTCGTCAATGCGTGGCATTGTGTACTGATCTGGTGTGGTTCGGTTGTTCAGTGTTCTGTAATCAATACAGATTCTTATCTTCCCATTCTTTTTGCGGACTACAACGATTGGTGAGGCGTATGGGCTACGGGACTCAGTGATAATGCCAGTGGCCAATAGTTGTTGTATGTGTCGCCGCACGTCGTCTATGTCGGCAGGGGCTATCCTCCTTGACCTCTCCCTGAAGGGTCTGGGGTCATGCAGGCGTATGTGGTGTTCAACACCCTTGGCACGACCAACATCCCACTCATGCAGTGAGAAAACATTCCGCCTCTCAGCCAACTTCTGCTGAAACCGACTTTTCCACTCTTCGGGAATGGGAGAGTCCCCGAAATTGAAAAGACTTGGGTCTAGAGTTTCAGCTGGGAGGTTGGAAAGTAGAACTGGGGTAACTGTGTCCACAGCATACATCTCAGCCACGATGGTCCCAACTGGGATGGAAGTTGCCCTTTTTGACTCATTCTGAATGAGGACAGTGAAACTGTTATTGTCTATGTTGGCATCTGAAAGCACACCAGGCTGTACCAGCAGACCGGCGGGGAGCAATTGTTCAGTGGGTGCATCAATCAATACAAAATCTTTGGACTGGGCACTCTGTCTTTCCACTTTACATGTTGCATAGTACTTTACACCTGGAGCAATGGAGAGTAAACCAGGTCCTTTCCACTTTATCTGTCCCAAGACTTCATCTTTTGCAAACTGCTCTTGTGCTTTGACAGGTGCGTAAACAGACTGAATCCTCATTGAGTGCACAATGTTCTCATCACCTTTTGTCTTCACCAGCTCCCATAAGCGGCGAAACAGAGATGTATTGGTGCCAACCAATACAGGGGTTTGTTGCTGATTTCTTGGCTCAGGGCAGATTAAAGCAAGCACTTCTACTCGTCCCGATACACCAGTGATCTCTTCAGTGAACTCCATCTCAACCACAACATATCCTTTGTAAGGAAACTCAGTGTCTGAAAGGCCCCAGAGTCCAAGACCAGAGAGGGGTTTTATCGGGACATCAGTTAAGTGTTTGTTATACCAGCTTTCAAAAATAATAGTCACGTTAGACCCACTATCGATAAGAGCATTGCAGACTACATCATTAACTTTGATGGTGTGAATAAATGATGGACCTACGAGACCTTCAGGTAAGTCAGTGTTAGGTTCTGGGACTTCAACCTTATTGGTTCTAGCTACATGCTGCTCTTCAGCTGCAGGATTTGGGTTCTCTTTGTTTGGTAAAGGGGAAACTCGCACCAAGCGTATAAGCTTTCTAATAACTTTCTGGAGATTCTCAGGGGCAGTACATCTGGTGGCTATGTGGCCATTTTCCCCACACCGATAACAGAAAAACTCATCCTTGTCTTGTCTGGGAGGAAAAACTTTGGAATGAGCGGGCTTGTGAACTGGAGCTGCTTTGTATCGGTGAGGCTGGGGTGTGTGTTCTCGTGGGGGGTCTGATGTGTATTTCACTGCCATTACACTCATTTTAGTTTCTAGGGCTTTCACTTGTTTCCTTAGTGATTGCAATTCACTCTGGGactcatttttctgtttttgtttctcttTCAGACCTGTAAAAGATTCATCAGAGATTGGCTGATGTTGTAAGTTGCTTCTCTGCTCTAGCTGCGCTCTCAATTCTCGAATCTGAGCTTGCAGTTCACTCCTAGAGACTGATTCAGGTTCTTTCTCCTTTTCAGCTTGAACAGTGCGTACACGCTGAGGACGCATGGGTGACAAATGGCTTTGTTTGGCTAACTGACGAACCTCCTCTTCCATCACTTCTCTTAACAGGTTCAAGAATGTAGGGGGATTACTACTCCGCTCCCTAATTTTCAACTGAAGCAACATGAGTTCAGAGGTAGACCCTCTAAGAAGCTGCTCTAAACGAGCGCTATTGGCAGCGCTAACAGGTAAACCACCTCCCTGTACTACTTTGACAAGAGATTTTTCTACTCTTCGTAGGAACTCAGACAGACGCTCACCAGACTGTTGGTGGAGGGCTCTAAACGACAAGTATAGTTCTTCTGGGGACTCTACTGTACCAAAAATGCTCTCTATAGCCTTTATGTAATCATGTGGGCTAGCATCAGGTTGAGTCAGGCGCACAGCTTGAATGATTTCAAAGGCGGGCCCTTTAAGACTCTCCAGTATCCGACGCCGTTTTTCTTTGTCGGAGCACTCACCTTCCTCTACTAAGAATGTTGCTTGTTCCCGCCAATTATCGAAGGTCTCTTCTCCAGTTGGGGTGGGACTGACCCCGGAGAACGTCCGCAGACGTCTGTATGGGTGACTGtcatgttgtttgtttgttctgctCATAACATCACCGACCGCACGGATGATGTCTTCAGGGTTGCTGTTACCCTCTTTGGTGAGTGAACATAAACCTGGTAAGTCATCTAAGGTTCTCCCTTCGCTCTGCAAAAAGGAAAGTAGCTTCTCTTCAAAGTTATCAAGCTGAGGCTCTGTGTAATAGACAGTTTTCCAACCACTTCCTTCACTTATAGGCATTATCTCAGGTGGGATTTTGGAGGGGTCAATCTCTTCACTACACTCACATAACACCATTACTGATTGTTGTTGAGGGTGAAACATCTTTCCTCTTACTCTAACTTTTCCCAATGCTTTGATAGTCCCTGCTGTTTCTTCGATCTCTTCTCCTGAAACACCTTCTGGCACTCTGTGTAAAAGGAGGGCATGCTTTAAATCTAATGATTCTCCTTTGCACCAGTTAATTAGCTCACGCTGTGATGAACTACTTGTTTGGCTTGCCATGTTGTACTTTACTTAAATTGCTTTTAGTTACTGTTAGCACGTTATTTTTATACAAATGCTCTATAATATTGCTCTAAAGTTGTGGGGTCTAGTGGCTTGTACTCTATGTTTATAAATTTCCGTTTATATTAAATGAATCCCAGCGGTGCCTCCATTTTATGTAACCCAGGTCCCATGTAGTTAGTAAATTAAGCTGGAGTGGTTAATACAATGAGACTGGGCCTGGGCTCGTTGTAGGGAAATACAACTTGTTTTATATGTtacttaataaatgtatatttgtaATACTCTTGGCTATTCTTATAAAGACCACCACAACTGTATTTTGATTGCAAAAATATTCACAAGTATTTATTTACAACATTAAATAAAAGGTAAATGTATcttagaataaaataaaacaaaccacATAGGCATGAAAAGATGGGGGAAaaactcaaacaaaaaaaacttcacTTTTCCAAAAGGAAAACAAACCTTTCTGTGATTATATTGAAATTAAACAATTACTCATTCCCTCTGAAAAAATGTCCAACCCCGTTGCAGGCCTGTTCGATGCCACTTTGTGTGCGGTGAGGCCTAAAAACTGGAATGGCCGCTTCACTCAGAAACTGagcataaacaaaaaaaaaagcacgtGCATGTGAATGGTAGTACTCACGAAATCCAGGTTAAGTTAGTACAGCAAAGGCAATGGTAATGGCGATGGTAATGGCAAAGGAAGAAGCAAAGCACAGCCGATCATGGCAGGGCACACAGAAACAGCAGACAGAAACAGCAGGGCCTTCGGTTGGAAAACCAGTCTCTCTCTCACCAACGTCCGTCTCCTCTTGCAGGTCACACCAAAGTTTTTCTGTTGTAAGGACCACGAATAGTCGACCTtcataacaaaacactaatgCTTCCCACACCACGATGCCTCCTTCATTAACGCTCTCATAATAGCGTCTGTTCTCCGTTTTTCATGCGTGCTCACTACTCCTCACACAAACCTGTCCCAATAGTCCCGCCCCTTACACAGTGATGTTACTCTGATTGGCTCAAGTACTAACACAACCAAAAGCAAACAGGAATTAAATGATTGACAGGTGACAGGTTAGATTACACTGATAAACACAGCTTCTTCTTCTCTACTTCTCTCAAATGAAAcgaaaaaaactttttatatgAATTTAACTTTAACTGTAAATAGTCTTATTTATTAAACTCTACGTAttatatttatacttttaaCCAGCACACCTTTTACCCAAttttaactaacatgaactctATTtatgaacttctctttttctttGTATGTGCGTGTGTTACACTGTTAAGGATCTTTTATACTCTGTAGCTTATAGAAATTTTGTACAGGGCTACATATGTGAAtaaacttactttgttgtgtatttttaatatgaggaataacttttatattgattcaatggattaattgcattttgaaaaaaaaatgtcatggatttatttataataaacctttgaaaatcaaaatgtagatttgaattttttatgtttttataaccaaaagatgctatgtgaaagtttgaaacagaaaatagtggttttcatcttgacactttcttggtaaagaattttttttttttttacatttttactcaaattaatcaaaatggagttttggaaccaaactcttcatttaAACTGAGGTGTTCCCATATCCTCTAtatgcactatgtgccattcaccaaaaagaaactagtaaatgtgtgagcaaAGGACCGATTTCAGCCACAACTTCAGCGTCTGTAGGAGGAGGCGGGACTTCAGTTTGtggagagcatttgattggaccgaagatttgatgagaagaTGAAATCCacaatgtcatgaaaatctgtgatccattttagcgaAAGTGAGAgactaagttttgaatgcttatatctccaaAATGCAAATCTTATAATTGTTTTTGAACACACAAACTTATAActttaaggctaacatattaatactaaaagctaaaaaaaaacttaaagccATTTTtcctttgtcgccatctctgtttaaaacctgcaattgcagtcatgtGCGGAATAATTATTGTTACGTGGGTTGTGCCTCGGCACggctcagcgcggatgaatttAATGCTTGCTGTCAATCACTACATCGGTGTGaatactgaacttcagaatcacagattctatgtcttgaaagtatgaccaatataagaattttcactgaaaaatatcatctgaacaagtaagtaacatttctgccacttttgttctgaccaactgagaaaaaaagcattaggcctacaataaatcgcactgctaatgatgattaaatctaacgatcgcttagctcggatcacgccaaaccgtgcaaattaatattactgttatactttgttctcaaattgttaatattaacaacatcagcattacatgactgtgtatttagtgcccagacagcaatatagtgtggcccagatccggaccacatctggtacatgtggattacacacGGACCAGATGTGGGTCAGATCTGGGCCAACACTATATTGCTGTCTGGgtgtgtattagtgttacctgtagatttcaatttctctAGCCACTGcgcagtccaaagtcttttgctttttgactacggtgaatctccagttgtcactgtcatttggatctttctggattacaatccaccatcaaaatgataagtttaattattccagctgctctgagaacaggctataaatgatccactacaagcagcatcctcacgtgataaaaccgaCTAACCTGGACGGGACTCCTTTCTGTTTGCAGATGTGACGTAATAATGCAAagacgaactgctgcatgctcagaTTTCCTGCGGAAATCCACCAGGTCAcacttattataaaacattattacaataagCTTACCGgtgtgaatcgagctaagataaGAAGAtggttttgaacactggctggttatgtacttgctcaaaaattgattttggatcatttttaaacaaaaaaagttacagactgcagctttaaattttgatttcagggggacttgaaatgacttgccttaaagggactttAAGAGAACTTGCACTGTAAGGCAGCTTTCAGTGCACCCTCTGAGACGGAGTGGAACACAGACAATCAAAGTGAACTTTGAGCTCCGGGTGCGGTCAAGTAGGCTGCAAGCAATAATATGTCAAAACGCCAAGCTTGTTGAGAATTCACATTTCTGTTTGTCCTACTGTTCGtaatttgcttttctgtttttattgtattactgACTACTTGTTTTCAATAATTTAAAGGACATTTGAACTTCCATTATTTAGTCTttattattttgctgtagaATATAAATTGATATTGAGAATTGCCAAAGTGCCGGTATCTAAAAATTAGATTAGACCTTATTTCCAGCATATTGATATTTctattgttaaataaatcaCTCATTTTTGGTCATATGACCCTAACATAAtcgtgtaaaaataaaaaaaaaaataaaaataaaaaaataaataaataaataaatatatatatatatatatatatatatatatatatatatatatatatatatatatatatatatatatattttttttttttttttttttttgccacaatgaAGCATTCCTATAAGgacactttacaaaaacagtaacataATAGACAGTAGATTCACAATCATAAACAGTCATTGCATAATCAGTTAAGTGGACAATAGACATTTGCCCAGTCCGGAGACAGAGATGATTGCAGTTGCATATCATGGTACAATTTTGTAGTACAGAAAACAGAGATACATAACATAGTATTAAGCAACAACAGAAAGAGGATTACTCACGTTCAGGTTTAAAAGTTAATAATGGATTCGGATCAGTTTTCGGTCCAAGATAATTGCTTTGGCCTAACCAATAAGAAAATGAGGCAAGCGCAATCCCTGAACTCACAGCCAGCAAGACCATCTCCGCAAATACTGCTGGTATATTAGACAGAAACAAAACTATTAAAAGATGCAACGCTTTCATCATGAAAGCAATTCAAGTTATTCCTCCTTAGTCCACGCTTTCGTTTTGGAAGGAAAGCTGACAGATGAAGAAGTGTAGGCTATAGTGCACACCCACAGCAGAATTATGCAAGGCGATTGGCCTATATTGAACAACATTTAGTTTCCTCTTGTTCTTTCAATAATAAAGACCATTATGTTAACGAACACAAACTCGTGACTCCATTATGATGGATTAAAagccattaaataaaaattattaaattagagAACAGGTAGGCCTAATTATATTGTTTACAATGATTGTAACATTCAAATTGTTCTTGTGCGTTCATCTTGAAGACATTCGTTATTTATTCATGTTTCCCGTAGGTTTCTGTCATACCACAGACCGATtcaaaaattcaaaagaaaaatgcatcaatCACAATTCAACAGTCTCGACAGTCGCTAACAACTTCCACACTCATCCAAACTGACTGTCATTTGGAGGTGCACATGATGACCAGCAGGTGGAGCCAAATGTTCACATGTGTTGTGCTCTCGTGTCCTAATATTCCCAATAGGGTCTGAATGGAGAGCGGTGATATTTGAATGCGActgtaaactgtatttaataaaCAACACGAGACAGTGCTTTTGAGCCGTGTGATTCTTTTACTGACCATTCCTCTGCCAGGCATAAACAATCAACAGATGATCAGTCCGACACACAAGTCATCATAATCAAACACAGGGTGTGTCAAACCAAATCCtgtggaagcccgtttccgccacaaaaaaaaaaaaaaaaagatgaattgcgactttttatctcagaattctgactttttaactcgcaattgcgtgatataaagtcagaattgcgagatataaagtcagaattctgagatataaagtcgcaattgcgtgataaaagtcagaattctgagatataaagtcgcaattgcgtgatataaagtcagaattctgagatataaagtcgcaattgcgtgataaaaagtaagaattctgagatataaagtcgcaattgcgtgataaaaagtcagaattctgagatataaagtcgcaattgcgtgataaaaagtaagaattctgagatataaagtcgcaattgcgtgataaaaagtccgaattctgagataaaaagtcgcaattgcgtgataaaaagtcagaattctgagatataaagtcgcaattgcgtgataaaaagtaagaattctgagatataaagtcgcaattgcgtgataaaaagtaagaattctgagatataaagtcgcaattgcgtgatataaagtcagaattgcgagatataaagtcgcaattgcgagttataaagtcagaattctgagatataaagtcgcaattgcgtgataaaaagtcagaattgcgagatataaagtcgcaattgcgagttataaagtcagaattctgagatataaagtcgcaattgcgtgataaaaagtcagaattctgagatataaagtcgcaattgcgtgataaaaagtcagaattctgagatataaagtcgcaattgcgagctttttttttttttttttagtggcggaaactgGCTTCCATAAAATCCACCACATCCCCCTTTTTTTTAGCAAAACTTAGGATATGTAACTTCAGTCAAATCTACTCATGTACATATTCAAGCCTATCAAACAGTAACTTAAATATTTAGGCTACTCACAAGTGTTCTCATAAACATATTCCCTTCAAATTTCTTTGAGAATATTTTGATTAATCTGTTACAGTttactgttctttttttttttttaaatactgccATATCACATGCCCATAACATAATCATTACATCTAGTTGGCCGTATTACTGCCCTACCACTTCTAGTATGGTGAGCTGGATGTTCATCCACTCTCACCGAAGAGTTCTCAGGTGGATGGTCGTGTGGTCTGGGTGTCTGAGTCATCAGGATCAACACCTTTGCACAGACTCGGATGTATCTTTCTCAAGTGGCGTCGATTCCTCCTGATGTCTTTCCAGCTGGAGTTTGCACTGTGGTTCATCTCTCTGGTGCACCACTACAGCAGGCTTTCATCCACATCTGGTCTGCATATGTACTGCGGATCCTGGAACTATAGCTCAGGTAGTGTCTTGGCATTCTGGTTGTACTGATGCCGCATATGAGATTGCAAATCCACCAGCCTTTTGTGTATATATTGTGGGGTTGACTGTTGAGGCCTTGAAGCACAGCGCTAGAGCATGAGTGTGCTCCGCAGGAATCTGCACATTAACATTTGTGCAGGAGATTCATTCAGGTCTGTCACTGGTGTGTTTCTTAGTGACAGTAGCACCAGATGTGGGTCTAATGCCAGatgtttttgtaataaaaagcttgttgaattgcactgattgaaaaaaaaaaatgcattacattagctgtgcttgcatttatatgcattgtatttttatgggctgaaattcaacattgtCATATATTTAAGCtgttaatatttcaattaaaaatatttcacagacatttcacttccaaaatattaattctgtttaaaaatacaacctataaaattcgactagcaattttcagtccattttatttcgctttacaatttcgcttccacaaattcagtggttcgaattcggcagaaaattcaacatttcacatttggGGAACTGCAGGAAAAGCAGTAGTGTGCCGATGCATGATctccatctgctgttagtctgcttcaccagcaggtgccgctagcggatGTTTACGAAAAGTACAGTAAGTCATCATACATTCATAAAAACGAATTTTTACAGAAATGGAACAAGCATAAGTGAATGTATGATGATTAGAAAAACAGTCTGCTTTATGCGCGTCACTATTTGTAAAAAACGCCTTTTTTGCCGGTTGCATAttagttatatattttttagttcCACATCCTAGacttattaaaatgttcttctaaaatatttttttttgtttgttttttccttgCCGCTCTTAGCAACTGATTCAGTTCTCTCTGAACAGATTTAAGTGCTACACGATCACGATTTCTAAAAGCATTTTCTATTAATACAATGCTTAATCTCCTTAGTAatataaactttattatttGGATAGATAGTAACCTGCTTCTTAGTAATCACATTATCCATgtaaaaaaatcacataatcAGTTATAACTTCTGTGGTTTCATTTAGATCAGCACTGTTAAAAATGTCCCAATCAGTACATAAGAAACAGCCCTTTAAAGATTCGATACTATTTTCCGACCACACCTGTACATTTTTAACAACAGGTTTAGAACTCTCCAAAACTGTTCTGTAGGCATACGTAGGGATAAGATAAACTGtgttaaggctgatttatacttcagCGTCGGACCTAAGCCGGAGCCTCTGCGCCGTAGTCTatgcgtctgttttcatttatacttatGCGTCGTTGTCCGCGTCGACGTGCATGCAGACCACTAGGAGGCAGTGTACGCGGTCATGTTGAGTTTCAAGGCAAAAGCCGAAGAAGCAGCTCGTCATGTACgttgtcagagaagcttacaAACAGAAACGGCAGAGAAGCGGCAAATATGTAACgacttttgttgcagtttgTCTGTATGTGTCCCCTGAAACAGAGTGTTTTTTCATTCATAGTGAAGTTGAAAGTGCTCGCTCTTCTCCGAGTGCTCCGCGCCAGTTTTTTGACCCGAGGGAGGGGTTTCAAGCAGACCAATCAGAACGCTTGCGGTCCGCGTAGAATTGATgcgttgttacatttttgaagaggtgcacATCAGGCTACGTCATATGCTACGCATGCTACGCACAGCCTACGCCGTAGCCCGTAGCTATGGTGTACACTCGATGCAGAAGTAAATCAGCCTTTATGGTCAGAACTTGCGAATGGGGGCCTTAATTTAGCAACATAAGCCCTTTTAACATTCCCATAGCATTTATCCAAGATTCTATTATCTATTCTATTAGATTGTTTTGGTTTTACAGCAGCTCTaggaaaaagttatttttgagCTAATGTAATTTTTCGATTGAGTCACATCACTATTGTCTGTGTTTGCACTTTCCATATAGACTGACAGTTTAAACAGAGGAGACTTCATTGCAACCTGCATCatttagcattaagctttgtgCCTAACATTAATTGACAGCTTCAGGGATTGCAGTAATAGCAGCGGTCTTTGCTTGTGTGATTGAGACCTAAACAGACTATACTCCTAATAAAAGAACCCCAATTTTTCCTCCCGGTAGCAGGCTTTCAACTAAATGAAAAGGACAAGCAGAGACAATGCCACAAGATCACCAGTTTATTTATTACAAGACACTATTAAAACATTGAGCTCAACTTTTATAAGAAAAGACAATTTATGCTTAAGGGTCAACCACTTGGCTTAAACCAAGATAACATTCAGTGGCATTAGTAGCAGAGGTGGCCAAAATACCTTATTTAAAGGGCCCTCAAAGAGAGTCCTCAATTACTTTGCAATCTGCTTCAACCAGCCCAATGGCTTTAGTTTAGTTAGACCAAATGAACCGGCCACCTTT encodes the following:
- the LOC137009625 gene encoding uncharacterized protein, with the translated sequence MASQTSSSSQRELINWCKGESLDLKHALLLHRVPEGVSGEEIEETAGTIKALGKVRVRGKMFHPQQQSVMVLCECSEEIDPSKIPPEIMPISEGSGWKTVYYTEPQLDNFEEKLLSFLQSEGRTLDDLPGLCSLTKEGNSNPEDIIRAVGDVMSRTNKQHDSHPYRRLRTFSGVSPTPTGEETFDNWREQATFLVEEGECSDKEKRRRILESLKGPAFEIIQAVRLTQPDASPHDYIKAIESIFGTVESPEELYLSFRALHQQSGERLSEFLRRVEKSLVKVVQGGGLPVSAANSARLEQLLRGSTSELMLLQLKIRERSSNPPTFLNLLREVMEEEVRQLAKQSHLSPMRPQRVRTVQAEKEKEPESVSRSELQAQIRELRAQLEQRSNLQHQPISDESFTGLKEKQKQKNESQSELQSLRKQVKALETKMSVMAVKYTSDPPREHTPQPHRYKAAPVHKPAHSKVFPPRQDKDEFFCYRCGENGHIATRCTAPENLQKVIRKLIRLVRVSPLPNKENPNPAAEEQHVARTNKVEVPEPNTDLPEGLVGPSFIHTIKVNDVVCNALIDSGSNVTIIFESWYNKHLTDVPIKPLSGLGLWGLSDTEFPYKGYVVVEMEFTEEITGVSGRVEVLALICPEPRNQQQTPVLVGTNTSLFRRLWELVKTKGDENIVHSMRIQSVYAPVKAQEQFAKDEVLGQIKWKGPGLLSIAPGVKYYATCKVERQSAQSKDFVLIDAPTEQLLPAGLLVQPGVLSDANIDNNSFTVLIQNESKRATSIPVGTIVAEMYAVDTVTPVLLSNLPAETLDPSLFNFGDSPIPEEWKSRFQQKLAERRNVFSLHEWDVGRAKGVEHHIRLHDPRPFRERSRRIAPADIDDVRRHIQQLLATGIITESRSPYASPIVVVRKKNGKIRICIDYRTLNNRTTPDQYTMPRIDDALDSLSGSQWFSVLDLRSGYYQIEMAPEDKEKTAFICPLGFYQFERMPQGITGAPATFQRLMEKAVGDMHLLEALVYLDDIIIFSKTLEEHEQRLLKVLDRLEEVGLKVSIDKCQFCQPEVKYVGHIVSANGIATDPDKVEVVKHWKEPTHLKPLKSFLGFCSYYRRFIANYSAIVRPLSEFTKGYTPTWQDHKTKKSVDKSKVYFKPSELFGERWTKTCQDAFDRIRDCLINAPVLAFADPTKPYILHVDASMNGLGAVLNQEYPEGLRPVAFASRKLKDSEHNYPVHQLEFLALKWAVVDKFHNYLYGAKFVVRTDNNPLTYVLTSAKLSAVGHRWLAALATYDFTIQYRPGRHNIDADLLSRQYSSEEKEEWMSVPPAGIKALCKRACVSEEADVPDRFVDQLGAPATAVPEAYVFPVNLSMNTLDQLSSKDIQASQDVDPTIGPLKKALEKNKCLTRSENDPPETVLLLRESRKLELRDGLLYRVKEKMCGKQIKQLVLPTRYRPMVLRSLHDECGHLGVERTTELIKDRFYWPRMTAEVEQYIRTCGRCISRKTLPQHASPLNQITSNGPLDLVCIDFLQIEPDSKGVANVLVVTDHYTRYAQAFATKNQKAITVARVLWDKYFVHYGLPARIHSDQGRDFESRLIKELLSMLGIRKSRTSPYHPQGDAQPERFNRTLLAMLGTLDAVQKHHWSQHINFLVHAYNCTKNDSTGYSPYHLMFGREARLPIDICFGFSPNGESETSYQQYVARMRKELQKAYQLASDAATKNHLKNKARYDQRVRDLPLEKGDRILIQNVGLKGKHKLQDRWKSIPYVVVEKLPNLPVYKVKPEHGSGVLKTLHRDHLLPIGYMVRMFNPSDDASSVRRPVTRTQRTQKRQPTQSEESDTESSGSEFETVHKPPDFDFDMDEVRRRININHSVENEESENSEEDGKAEEESCEVTETKQLTETENEEPLEGAAPPLSYTDIQETNTESVEEDSQDSEEGASSPPLQRNRRNIAAERAKSERSSAVRTSLRKPKPPIRFTYDEPGHPSFEPVTIMHHGMVIQLKMSSPDQDNKPRKKSKPSQRYMEEDTRNHPFKLKRDKRCDEDIYTFRRGRV